From the Mesorhizobium koreense genome, the window TTCCCGATAATCCGAACCGATCACCGGCGGGCGTTGCCCGGCGTAGAAGATTGTTAAGCCGCATCCGGCCAGAATGCGCATACGGATGAGCTTGTGGAACGAGGCTGGGGCTTGAGGAAAACAACAGCGAAATCCTGCCTGGGCCTCCTCGTCGCCGGCTTCATGGCTTTTACGCTTGCCGCTTGCGGGACCGTCCATAAGGCCGGTCCGGGCGCCGGCGTTTCGGCATCGGCCCGTTCCACCGTCGCTGAATTGCGGCAGGAGAACGGCGTCGAACCTCTCAAAGCCGACGCGGCTCTGGAAAAGGCGGCGCTTCAACAGGCGGGCTACATGGCGCGCTCCGGCGAAATGGAGCACACGACACG encodes:
- a CDS encoding CAP domain-containing protein gives rise to the protein MRKTTAKSCLGLLVAGFMAFTLAACGTVHKAGPGAGVSASARSTVAELRQENGVEPLKADAALEKAALQQAGYMARSGEMEHTTRLGRDFVSRMKQDKIHGLRAENIAYGAFDTSKVLDVWMHSPPHRKNMLDARIRRFGLAYVSDGNGRRYWAMVMAD